The DNA sequence CAATAACAAATAGGGACAACTGTAAAACTAATGTGTGACTGTATAATTGTAGTGCAACCTCTTTTATTTTAGTAATGCATAATCACAACTAGATAATAATTTATGTTATGTCGAACACATCACTGGTGCAAGTAGTAGTCCGTCTGCTGCAGCTACATGTTTTGCTTGTACTGTACAGTAAGAGGTAAATCTACTCTACATTTGTCCAAATGCACTGAGAAAATATTTGAACAAGAAGCCCCGAGAAGCTGCCACAGAGGGGCCTTCTCTGACATCTCCTCCACTCGAAAGAAATGGGAAATTTAGTCAAACTTTGTTTCCACAACAGGTGTTTCCAGGGGACTCTGTAACACATTAAAGTGGCTGTCACAGTCTCTTCCACAAGACTGAGGCAGCAATGTAAActagattaggtttaggtttttaaaaaaagtactgTGTGGACtgggctggagaggtgccagttcacttGTTTAAGGAAACTGGAAGGTGCCTAACCCTCAACTGCTCGAGGGCCCAGGaaattcagggttttttttcccgtGCTTTCGTTTTAcaaacacgcacaaacacacacaggggccTGATACACACATGTACCAATAATTCTGATCTACACGCTTCAATGTATGGAAAGATGTCATAGTGAGTGGGCTGAGGGGAATAATGTATTTCTACTTATCTTCCTCTAAATTACGTCATTGTGATAAGTGTTACCAAGAAACATGCCATAAAGAATTAAAAACACCATTTAAAAAGGaagtattttgaaataaaaagtatatgctaaaataaaaatgatcgCCAATCAAATTTTGTAACTACTAAATCTCATGATGAAACGGAATTTCATAATAACGAGAAGTTTTAATAATTACCTAAGTCTGTTTCACAAATTGTTGGttcattatatatattttgaatAAGTCACTGTACCGTAGCAAAAGCCCCCTCATTTTGAAACTAATCAGCTCTGTAGGGTTAATGGAGACACCAAATTTCTGTGACCCTGTATGACACTACATGACTCCAAGCCAGGGCAAAATGTCAGCATccatagtaaaataaaaatacttgcTTCATGTATTAATCAATCCATAATCAATGTTATTTCCAGCAAGCACACAGCTCTTGCCAGCTTCTTAATAAAACTGAATGATAGACATAAGATCATCACAAACACAGTGTGGGTGTGTTAATTTGGCATTTGGGTTGATTTGTGGTCACCGGTCATGTGCACGATGTTTTCCTACACTGTAACGTTAGTTTATAAAAAGAGACAATATTCATATGTTCCAAGATTGAGAAACATTTAGTATCAGAATCTAAGCTCCCCTCTCACCTCCATCACCGTATGTCTCCACGCCATATCCGTCCTGAAGTCCGTTACTCCAGGTGCCCTCGTACCTGGCCGGTATGTTCAGGCTCTGCCGGACTCCGTACCGACCCTTGAACCCGTGAGTCCACTCCCCCCGGTAAATCCACCTCCCCTTGGTTTCCACGCCGAGTCCGTGGCGTTTCCCTTGCGCCCAGTAGCCTTGGTACAGGTTGCCGCTGGGCCAGGTGTAGATGCCAACCACCTCGAAACCGTTGGACCACGAGCCTGAGTACTCGCCCTGGCCCTTGGGTCCGGTGCACACACCCTGGCCGTGGGCTTTGCCGTCCTCCCAGCCTCCGCAGTAGGTGCCACCATCGTCA is a window from the Epinephelus fuscoguttatus linkage group LG15, E.fuscoguttatus.final_Chr_v1 genome containing:
- the LOC125902800 gene encoding junctophilin-1-like isoform X2; amino-acid sequence: MTGGRFDFDDGGTYCGGWEDGKAHGQGVCTGPKGQGEYSGSWSNGFEVVGIYTWPSGNLYQGYWAQGKRHGLGVETKGRWIYRGEWTHGFKGRYGVRQSLNIPARYEGTWSNGLQDGYGVETYGDGDVTLGCILLNLVIHAEAVDTLSSHLGILLHPDVMSVSGS